The Streptomyces laurentii genome contains a region encoding:
- a CDS encoding alpha/beta hydrolase fold protein (identified by MetaGeneAnnotator; putative;~sequence version:1): protein MITTDDGVRLWTRRTGTGAEPLMLCHGGPGIWDTFGDVAAGLGDRYTVHRWDQRGCGRSQGLDGGPEAYTLDRAVADLEAVRRGFGLERMTLLGHSWGAYLALRYALDHPGRVTRLVYVSGVGVGPEEGWRPAYAENFLRALGPRRRRWEELVALPEPSAAREREQCVLRWATDFADPDRALQQAARMATPWCGGVHTAANRLLGAAMRAEDPAALLDRCARLDVDTVVVDGALDLRPRSAVDSLVAALPRVRRVTLPHAGHMPWVEDWAGFREAVTG, encoded by the coding sequence GTGATCACGACGGACGACGGGGTGCGGCTGTGGACGCGGCGGACCGGGACGGGCGCGGAGCCGCTGATGCTGTGTCATGGCGGGCCGGGGATCTGGGACACCTTCGGGGACGTCGCGGCGGGGCTCGGCGACCGGTACACGGTGCACCGGTGGGACCAGCGGGGCTGCGGGCGTTCACAGGGGCTGGACGGGGGTCCGGAGGCGTACACCCTGGATCGCGCGGTCGCCGATCTGGAGGCCGTACGACGGGGATTCGGGCTGGAGCGGATGACACTGCTCGGGCACTCCTGGGGCGCGTATCTCGCCCTGCGGTACGCGCTCGACCACCCCGGGCGGGTCACCCGGTTGGTGTACGTCTCCGGGGTCGGCGTCGGCCCGGAGGAGGGGTGGCGTCCGGCATATGCCGAGAACTTCCTGCGGGCCCTCGGGCCGCGCCGCCGCCGCTGGGAGGAACTCGTCGCGCTCCCCGAGCCGTCGGCCGCGCGGGAGCGGGAGCAGTGCGTGCTGCGCTGGGCGACCGACTTCGCGGATCCGGACCGGGCGCTGCAGCAGGCGGCGCGGATGGCCACCCCGTGGTGCGGAGGCGTCCACACCGCCGCGAACCGGCTGCTCGGCGCCGCGATGCGGGCCGAGGACCCGGCGGCGCTGCTCGACCGGTGCGCGCGGCTCGACGTGGACACGGTCGTCGTGGACGGCGCCCTCGACCTGCGCCCGCGGTCGGCGGTCGACTCGCTGGTCGCGGCGCTGCCCCGGGTGCGGCGGGTGACCCTGCCGCACGCCGGTCATATGCCGTGGGTGGAGGACTGGGCGGGCTTCCGGGAGGCCGTCACCGGGTGA